GCAGGCTGCCCAGCAGGGCGGTACACAGGATGGCTTTCGCCAGCGGGCGCATCAGTGATGGGAATGGCTTATTCATTGGCATCTCCTCCGAACAGGGCAACGTCGATGCCGTCGCATATTGCATGAATGGTGACCAGGTGTACTTCCTGGATCCGGGCGGTGCGGCCGTTAGGCACGCAAATATTGACATCAGCGTCGGTCAGCAGCTTGGCCAGCGCGCCGCCGTCTTTGCCGGTCAGCAGCACGATGCGCATTTCACGCTCGAGTGCGGCTTCGACGGCGGCCACCACGTTGGCCGAATTGCCTGACGTGGAAATGGCCAGCAGCACGTCGCCGGCCTGGCCAAAGGCCTGGACCTGCTTGGAGAAAATCTCCTTGTAGCTGTAATCGTTGCCCACAGCCGTCATGATCGAGGTATCGGTCGTGAGCGCCATGGCGGGCAGGGGAAAGCGCTCGCGCTCGAAACGGCCAACCAGTTCGGCAGCGAAGTGCTGGCAATCGGCGGCCGAGCCGCCATTGCCGCAAGCGAGAATCTTGTTGCCGTTGGACAGGGCGCTGAACATCAGTTCAATGGCCTGGGCAATCGGCTGAGCCAGGGAAGCGGCGCACTGGAGCTTCAGTTCGGCGCTTTCCTGGAAGTGGGCGAGGATGCGTTGATTATTCATACGCCGATTATAGTCCAATGCCCGCGCCCCCTTGCAAGCGGCCTGAAATTTGCTTACATATCGGGGCGCCTGCTGGTCCGGTCCGGCTCTGGCAAATCGTACAGCTGGCCCCGCGAAAACGCCGGCAGCTGGTCGAAATAATACGGCGAACGGGGATCGGTGCTTTGTGAATAGGTCAGGATGCCGCGCGCGTTCAGCTTCTTGTTTTTCAGCGCCACGATCTGCAGGTAGCTGGTACCAAAGAAGGGCTGGTACTGGCCATCGGCAAAGGGACGCGACTCCACTTTGTTGAGCACGCCTTCAAATTCCTCGCCGCCGGGCACGGCAATCTTTTTGCCGCGCACGGTCAGGTATTGCACCGTGCCGAGCGGCGCGCCCGGGGCGATCCCGGCCGCGTCGAACATCCTGACCGCGCCGCCCAGCGCCTGCAGCAGCGCCGTGCGCACGGCAGCGTCACCGGTCATCAGGCCCGCCGGCGTATTGACGGGGTCCTGCGGATCAAAGGCGGTGCGGTGCAGGTTGGGAATGGCGCGCGCCGTGCGCCAGAATTCCCGGAACAGATGGGCACCGCGCGAGTGGACGGCACTGCGGCGGTCCCAGGCGGCAAGCGTATGCCAGGCACTTGCGAGCTGTACGGTGGTGCCGTCGGGCAGGGTCACGGCAGGATGGTTGCCCGCCAGGGTCAGCAAGTCGTCGAGGACCATCGCAGCGGCGTAATTATCACTATTGAAGAACAGCCGTTCCAGGTGGCGCGGCGTGAACTGCCTGCCGGGCAGCCCGTCCGTGCCGTTCAGGCGGCGTGCGATGAGCGTGAGGCCGGCCCGCGTGCGCAGCCGCTGCGGCACGGCCACGGGGCCGGCCATGGGGCTGATGTTATCCCAGGTGATGGCAGGATTGGTCAGCCAGTAGCTGTCGTTGGAATTGGCCACAAAGTCGGTACGGATGGCCACCGGCAGGCGCGATGGCGGCACCAGCCCGGGAGCCGGGGAACTGCTGTCGTTCTTCCAGGCGCAGTCGCTGGTGGTGCCGCGCAGCACCAGCAGGTCGGCAGCGCGCAGCAGGGCCGCGGCCTGCGGGCTTGGGGCGCAGCGCACGATATCGGCATGGTCCACATTGGGCATGGCGGTCAGGTCGGCGTACAGCACTTCGCCGGTGGCGTCCGCCGCCACCGTGTTCACCCAGGGAATGCCCATGTTGCGCTCCATGGCGGCCCGGGCCTGGCGCACGTTCTTTGCACGCACCAGATCCAGCCATGTTTTCACGACCCGATTATTGCTGGCGTTAATGTCGGCAAAGGCATAGGCGCGTGTCTGGGTCCAGCCCAGACCGGCGCGCGGAATCGTGATGACGGGGCCAAACTGGGTACGGTACAGGCGCCGCGACACGTTGGACAGGGCGCCGTTGACCAGCACCGGCACATTGATATCGACCGCTTCCATCGGCTTTTCCATGCCGTCAACCACGTACACCAGTGGATTGCCGGGCTTGAGCGCCAGTTCAAAGAAAGTAAAGCGGCGGCCGGTGGAGACCGTGTGCGTCCAGCTGAGCGTGCGGTTGTAGCCGATCTGGATGATCGGCACCCCGCCGAGCGCGGCGCCGGTCACGTCCAGCATGCCAGGCACCGTCATCTGGGCCTGGTAGAAGCGGTTGCTGCCGGTCCAGGGGAAGTGGGGATTGCCCAGCAACAGGCTGCCGCCCCCGGCCACCGTATCGCGGCCAAAGGCCCAGGCATTGGATGCCAGCGGCAGCTGCGGCCGGGTGGCCTGCAGCAGCGTGTCGAGGTCGACCGCGCTGCTGGCCTGCTGGGTGGCGGCAGGCGGCGCGGCGCCGGCGATGGCCTCGATGAAGTTGGCGCCGCTGGCCAGGATGGCCTTGTCCACAAAAATCTTGTGCATGTCGGCAGCCGTGATCGGACGCACCCAAGCCTTGCCACGGCAGGCCGGGTCAATGGCGGCGGACGGCGTCTGGCTGAGGTAGCGGTTGACGCCGCTGACATAGCCGCTCACGAGCTGGCGCGTGCCCTCGTCGGCGTTGGCGTAGAGGGCGCTGGCGCGCTGGCCATCGACGTAAAAGCGGTAAAAAATGTCGCTGGCCAGGTTGGTCGTGCTGGCGCGCTCGGTCTGGGTAAGCACCATCCCGTCCGGGCCCAGGTAGCGCGAGCGCTCACCGTTGACGGTCATCAGGTAGTCCTGCAGCAGGCAGAAATTGTCTTGCGCGTAAGCGTAGCCCAGGCCTGCTGCCGCGCCCGCCAGCGTTGGGGCCTTGATCAGCGCCACGCCCTGGGCATTGCGGCTCAGGGAAAATGGCGCACCGGGTGAGTGCGCCGCGCCGGCGGCGGCACTGACGGCCAGGGTGAGCAAACCAATGGCGAGGCGCGGGTGCGGAGCAGTCTTCATGAGTTTTTCCCTTGATCGAAGTGTGAATTCAGGCAGCGAGGCGCATGCCAGAATCTGTCATTGGGTAGGCAAGGTCAAGTGAATTCGGAATAAAAACGGCAAGATCGAAAAATTTACAACTTTCCGCATGTGCGGTTCTTTGCGTTATCCGTGCTGCAGATTCAGGCATCGGCCTGCACTGCATCGACCAGCCACTCCAGCTGCTCGCCATCGATGGCGACCACGTCAATCCTGCACGGCGGCACCCTGGGAAAGCGCTGCAGGTAGGTGTGCGCAGCCCGCACCACGCGTCTGATCTTGGCCGGGCTGATACTGGCCATCGCCCCGCCGTAGGAGCTGGCGGCCCGCTGGCGCACTTCGACGAACACGAGCTGCTTGCCATCGCGCATGACCAGGTCGATTTCGCCGCAGGCACAGCTAAAATTGCTTTCCACATGCTCCAGGCCGCGCCCGCGCAGATAAGCCAGGGCGCGCTGCTCGCCAGCCTGCCCCTGCCGCTGCTTAGGACTGAGCCGCAGCGGCCACATGTCAGCGCCTGGTGGCGGCCGGCTTGTAGCTGCCGGCCTGGTAGATCACGGCCGGCTCCACGCGCTCGAAGCGGGCCCCGCCCGGACCGAAGCTGACCGTCAGCTGCCCGGTGACGCCGTCGAGCTGGAAGTTGGTATTGGGCCGCAGCGCCACTTCACGCGCCACGCGGTAGGCATCGATGCCGAGCGCGTACAGGCGCCCCATGTCCAGCGAATGGCGGGTGACAGGCCGTGGATACTGCATCACGGCAGTATTGTCGGCACTGACGTGCCATGGAAGGTCGAGCAGGCGCATGCCTTCCAGTTCCAGCATCGCGTCGCCCGATTCGCGCCCCGGGTTGATGGACGAGGTGCCGTAAAGCGGCACCGCATTGCCGATATTGGTGCGCACCTGGCGCAGCTGGTCGGCATCGAGAGCCGCGAACAGCAGGCCCGGCGCGTCGGTATCGATCCTCTGCTTGAGCTGGTTGACTGCATCGTCGCCCACGTAGCCATTGTTGCCGGGCACTTCCACCAGCTGCGCCGTATTGCCCAGCTGCTTCCACTGCTGGGCAAAGGCGCTGGCAATGCGGCGCTGCCAGGCATTGGTGCCGGAAATGATCAGGGCGCTCGCGCCCGGCTGTTCCGCCGCGGCCCAGTTGGCCACCTGGCGGGCCTCGTCCTCGATCGACAGGCCAATGATGAGCATGGAAGGCGGGATGGGATTATCCTCGCTGCGCCCGTCCGGGTGGTTCAGCGCAATGGTGGGCTTGGTGACCGTGCCGCTGACTGCCACCGCCGTGACGGCCGGGCGCGCCAGGGGGCCGACAATGATGTCGTTATCGCGCCGCGCGGCCATGTAGGCGTCCAGTGCTTCGTCGGAACTGTCGGACGTTTCAATCAGGTTGACGATGAAACCGGCCCTGTCGCGTTCATACGCGGCCATGAAACCGGCGCGCACGGCGTCGGCCGGCGCGCCCAGGGCTTCCGAACGCAAGGGCAGGATCAGGGCGATCCGGATCGGCACGGCGGCACTGTCGGCCGGGGGCGCGGCGCTGGTGGGCATCTCGACCGGCATGGTCTGCACCGATGCCTGGGGCACGGCCGGCGCCACGGGCGTGGTGAGCGGCATGGGACTGGTGCGCGCAGCCGGCGCACTTGTGTTTGCCTCGATTGGCGCGCACAATCGGCCCGGCGCGTCGCAGGGCGTGCTGCAGCCACTCGTGAGCACCATGATTGCGCCTAGCAGCGCGCCGTTCAGAATTTTTAACAGCATCACCATTCCCCATGACAGAACAACAGTCCAGTACGATCGCGCAACTCCCCGTGTTGAGCGAGGCAGCACAGCAGTCCTATCCTACCGCAACCCTGTATATCGTGGCCACTCCGATCGGCAACGTGGCCGATATCAGTGTGCGCGCACTGCACGTGCTGGGCATGGTCGATGCCGTGGCCTGCGAGGACACCCGCAATACCGGCCACCTGCTGTCGCGCTTTGGCCTGTCGCGCCCCATGATCGCGGCCCATCAGCACAACGAGCGCGAAGTGGCCGACAAGATCATCCATCGCCTGCAGGCCGGCGAGCGCATTGCGCTGGTGTCGGACGCCGGCACGCCGGGCGTATCGGACCCGGGCGCGCGTATTGTCGACGCGGTGCGCGCGGCCGGCCTGCGCGTGGTGCCCCTGCCGGGCGCGTCGGCCGCCATCGCCGCCATCTCTGCCAGCGGGCTGGTCAACGACCAGTTCCATTTCGTCGGCTTTCTCCCGGCCAAAGCCAAGCAGCGCGAAGCGGCCTTGCTGGCGCTGCTGGGCACGAGCGCCACGCTGGTCTTGTATGAAGCGCCGCACCGCATTGTCGATTGCGTGGCGGCGCTGGCCGCCGTCTTTCCGCCCGCGCGCCAGGTGGTGTTTGCGCGCGAGCTGACCAAGCTGTTCGAGGAAATCCACCGCTGCCCGCTGGGCCAGGCCATGGCCTGGGTGCAGGCCGACGCGCATCGCGAAAAAGGGGAATTCGTGGTGCTGGTGGAGGGCGCACCGGCCACCGGCGACGCCGGTGACGCCGAAGCCGAGCGCATCCTCGCCATCCTGCTGGCCGAGTGTTCGGTCAAGCAGGCGGCCAGCCTGGCGGCGCAGATCACCGGGCGCAAGAAAAATGCGCTGTACGAGCGGGCGCTGCAGATCAAGGGCGATGCTGGCTGATCCTCTTCCACGATCAGCGCGTTTTCTCGGCGTCAATGTTCTTTAGCGAACCGACCGCGACGCACGACTGCTCTACGCTGGTGCCATTGACAACTGTCCGATCCTTGCCACGCCGCCACCGGGCAGCGTGGCCCGGTTGACCCGCGCCACGATGATTTCAACAAAAATCCAATTCCTGCTCAGGCGCCTGCGCGAGCGCTTGTGGGTCAAACCCCTGATTGCCTGCATCCTGTCGGTGGCCAGCGTGATGCTGGCCCACGTGGCCGACAATATTTCCATTGACTGGAAAGTGCCGGAGATCGCCCAGGGATCGATTGTCGACCTGCTCAAGATCATTGCGGCCAGCATGCTGGGCGTGGCCACCTTTGCCGTGGCATCGATGGTGTCCGCTTATGCATCCACCGGGCAATCTGCCACCGCCCGGGCCTTTCCGCTGGTGGTATCGGACGACGTGTCGCAAAACGCCCTGTCCATCTTCGTTGGCGCCTTCATTTTCGCCATTGTGGGCTTGGGCGCGACAATGAACGATTACTTTGGCAAGGCTGGGCGCTTCACCCTGTTCAGCCTGACGCTGCTGACGCTGGCATGCGTCATCGTGGTGTTCGTGCGCTGGGTGGACAGCATTGCCCGGCTGGGCCGGCTGGGGGCCGTCATGGCCAAGGTTGAACAGGCCACGGCCAAGGCCATCAAGCGGCGCAAGGCCGTGCCTTGCCTGGGCGGCATGGCCACCAGCGGTCCGGCGGCAGGCCTGGCCTTTCACGCCGACGACCATGGCTATTTGCAGCGCATCGACATGGTAGCGCTGCAGTGCATTGCCGAAGAGAGCAAGGTCCGGATCATCGTGGCCGCCCTGCCCGGCGCCATGATCGTCGCTTCCCGTCCCCTCGGCTTTGTCCTGCCCGATTCCGGCCAGAGCGGCCCGGTGGAGCCGGCACTGCTGCGCAAGGCCTTCGTGATCGGACCGGTTCGGCAGTTCGATGATGATCCCCGCTTCGGGCTGGTGGTCCAGGCCGAAATTGCCTGCCGCGCCCTCTCGCCTGCCATGAACGACGCCGGCACCGCGATCGGCATCCTCGGTTCCGTGCACCGCCTGTTTGCCACCTGGGCCGAGCCGGCCGAAGCCAAGAGGCCCGAGTTCGACCGGGTGGATGTGCCGATGCTGTCGGTCAGTGAAATGTTCGACGATGTCTTTCCTGCCATTGCCCGCGATGGCGCAGCCATCGTGGAAGTGGCCATGCGGCTGCAGCGCGTACTGGGCGAACTGGGGCGCAGCGGCGATCCCGCCATGCGCGCCGTCGCAAGGCGCCACGCGACCCTGGCGCTGGCACGTGCCGAGGCTGCTACCGACTTTGGACCGGACCTGGAACTGCTGCGGCGCCGCCACGCCGATTACTGGGGCGAACCCGCTGTAGACGCGTAAGTCAGGCAGCGTCGTGCGGCAGCCGGGCCAGCTTGGCATAGGCAGCGCGGTCGCCGGCCTGCGTGACGGGGACAACCGACAGGCTGCCGTCGCTTTCGAGAATAACCGCATCGATCGGCTCCAGTGATCCATAACCATGCTTGCGCACCGCGGCCAGCACCTCCTCGGCGGTCACGCGCGTGCGCTTCATGTCCTCATGGCAGAGTTTGCCGTCGATGAGCAGGACGGTGGGGGCGGTCTTGACCATATCGCTGATCACGGACGAGCGGACCGAGCACCAGGTAATGATCAGCTGCAAGACAACCAGCAGGGCCAGGGCGGCCATGCCGACGGCCAGGCTGACGTCCTTGTTGAGCAGAATGGTGGCCAGGGTGGAACCGAACGCCACGGTCACGATCAGGTCGAACGAATTCATTTTTGACAGCGTGCGGTTGCCGCTCATGCGCAGCAGGATGACCAGTCCGACGTAGGCAAAAAAGCCCACGATAATGACGCGCATGATGTTGTCTCCGCTATCGTAAAACATGTGCATGGCCCTCCTGGTGCCGATTTCAATGTGCTATGAAAACAACATGATGGGCGGTTTTGCCATGCCTTGTCGCCCCGCTGGACAAGTCCCGCGCCCTGCCTGGTGTGGCAAGGCCGGCAGGCTGGAGAAATAATCGTGGCAAGCCTTGACCGGGGTGGCGCCAGCCGTTATGATTCTGGTCCTCGGAGTGTGGCGCAGTCCGGTAGCGCACCTGGTTTGGGACCAGGGGGTCCAAGGTTCGAATCCTTGTACTCCGACCAGTATTTCTTATGTAGGCTGACAAACGACGCATCGTCAGCCTGTCATATCCCTTCTTCCCCTGAATTTCCCCTGTCTCTTGTTGCTCTCAACGCCCGCGTTTGATCTGGGCAAATGTTCGCATTTCCGTTTGGAAATAGGATGGCTCCTGTCGCCGTCACAGTGAGAAAAACATGTACCCCATCGCCCGTCTGCTGGCCTGTTCCGTGCTGGCCTGGAGCACCGCTGCCGCCACTGCCGGCAATATCGTGCAAGATCCCGGTTTTGAACAAGGCTCAAAGTACTGGAAATCGCTGCATTTCGCACTCGGCCCTGCTCCCTTGTGGGCCCATACCGACCCGGGTGCTGCGCGCCTGACATATTGCAATTACGACGCTTGCCTGAACCGGCTCAATGAGGGCGCGTACGTGGGCCAGCTGTTGTCAACCACGGCGGGCGAACTGTACGACCTCACGTTCTGGGTGCGCAGCTTTACTGGCGAGAGCAGATTTTCGGTATTCTGGGACGGCGCCCTGGTGACCAGCCGCGGCACGCCCAACGGCCCCATGCAGCAATACGCGTTTTCCGGCCTGGCTGCCAGTGCCAATGCGACGCTGCTGCAGGTGCATGCCTTTAACAGCCTGCACCAGCACATGTCGTTCGACGACTTCAGCGTGCTCAAGCACACCTTGCCCCCGGCGCTCGAACCGCTGGAGCCGCAGCTGCCGGTCAGTGAACCGGCGATGTATGGTCTGATCCTGGCAGCGCTGGGGGGCATGATGCTGGCCATGCGCCGCCCGGTCGCATGACAGATTCAGGCTGGCGTGGCCTGGCGCCTGGCGGCCAGTGCATTGCCGGCGCGGCTGGCGCCCTTGCGGCCCAGGTGCTGCGAGATGAACTGGCCCGCGTCCACCACCAGGTCCAGGTCCACGCCGGTCTCGATGCCCAGGCCCTGCATCAGGTACAGCACATCTTCGGTTGCCACGTTGCCCGTCGCGCCCCTGGCATACGGGCAGCCCCCCAGGCCGGCCAGCGAAGAGTGGAAAATCGACACGCCCACTTCCAGGCTGGCGTAGATGTTCGCAAGGGCCTGGCCGTAGGTGTCGTGGAAGTGGCCGGAAATGCGGTCCAGGTGAAACGCTTCGGCCGCGCGCAGCATCACCGCCTGCGTCTTGCGCGCCGTGGCCACGCCGATGGTGTCGGCAATGTCGATTTCGTCGCAGCCCAGGTCGCGCATGCGGCCCACCACGTCGGCCACTGCATCGAGCGGTACCTCGCCCTGGTACGGGCAGCCGAAGGCGCAGCTGATGCTGCCGCGCAGGCGCAAGCCGTTTGCCTTGGCCGCCCTGGCCACGCCTTCAAAGCGGGCAATCGACTCCGCAATGGAACAGTTGATGTTCTTTTGCGAGAACGCTTCCGATGCCGAGCCAAAAATCACCACTTCGTCGGCGCGCGCCGCCAGCGCCGCTTCAAAGCCCTGCATGTTGGGCGTGAGGGCCGAGTAGACCGTACCCGCGCGGCGCGTGATGCCGGCCATGACTTCAGCACTGGTGGCCATCTGCGGCACCCACTTGGGGGACACGAAGGAAGCTGCTTCCACGTTCGCAAAACCAGCCTGCGACAGGCGGTCCACCAGCTCGATCTTGACCGCGGCCGACACGGATTCCTTTTCGTTCTGCAGGCCGTCGCGCGGACCGACTTCAACGATTTTGACTTTTTGCGGCAGGGACGGGGATGGGGTCATGGGCTGCTCCGGTAAGAATGTCTGTGCTGCTTGATCAATGCTGCTCTCAGTAGCCGCGCTGCACGTCGACTACATCGTCAATCGTGTCGCCGCGTTCGAGTGCCTGGATTTTGTGGGCAATCTGCACCGCGCTGGGGCCTGGCAGGGTCAGTGCCGCGGCGTGCGGGGTGATGGCAATGCGGGCGTCGTGCCAGAATGGATGCGAGGCCGGCAGCGGCTCGGTGCCGAATACATCGAGCATGGCGCCGGCGATATGTCCTGACTGGACCTGCGCCAGCAGGTCCTCGTCAACCACATGGCCGCCGCGCGCCACGTTGACCACGTAGGCGCCGGGCGCCAGCAGCGACAGGCGTTCCAGGTTCAGCAGGCTGGCCGTATCCGGGGTCAGTGGCAGCATGCAAACCAGCACGCGCGTCCCCCGCAGGAAGTCTGCCAGCTGGTCAGCCCCCGCAAAGCACTGCACGCCATCGATGTGCTTGGGCGTGCGGCTCCAGCCGCGCAGCGGGAAGCCAAACGGCGCCAGTGCATCGAGCACGCGCTTGCCCAGCACGCCGGTTCCCAGTACACCGACGGTAAAGTCCTCGCGCTCATATTGCGGCAGCTGCTTCCAGACGCGCGCGCGGGCCTGCGCTTCGTATTCGTCGAAGCGGCGAAAGTAGCGCAGCACCGCGTAGACGGCGTATTCCGCCATCTGGCTGGCCATACCGGCGTCACCCAGGCGCACGATGGGCACCGGCGGTAGCTGATCGGCCACCTTCAGAATGGCGTCGGCCCCGGCGCCGGTCAGGAAAATCGCCTTGACCGATTGCAGCTCGGGCACCATGGCCGCGGGTGGCGCGAACAAGACGGCATAATCACAGGGCGCAGTGTCGGCGCCTTCGCGCCACACCACCACCTGCGCCTGCGGCAGCGCCTTTGCGAAACCCGCGATCCAGGGCTGCGTCACGCCGTCGCCGCGATGCAGGAGGATGCGCATGGCTGTCAGGCTGCCTTGAAGGCGAGCAGCGGCGCGCCGTCGGTGACCTGGTCGCCTACCTGGTACAGGACTTCTTCCACCAGGCCGTCCGTTGGAGCGGCAATGGTGTGCTCCATCTTCATCGCTTCCATGATGACCAGCGGTTCGCCCTTCTTCACTTCCTGGCCCTTGCTGGCCAGGACCGCCACCACCTTGCCCGGCATGGGGGCGGTGAGGCGCCCGCCGGCGGCCTCCGCTTCGCCCGCGTGGGCCATCGGGTCGTTGTAGGTCAGCGCAAAATGGCGGCCACCGGTGAATACATGGAACACATCTTCATCGCGGCGCACGGTGCCGTGCATGGACGTGGCGCCCAGCTTGATCGACAGTTCCGAACCGTCGCGCGACGTCACCGACAACGGCACATCGATGCCGCCCACCGACAGGTCCCAGCCATGTGCGTGATAAGTCATGCCGACCGTGTAGCTCTTCTCTTCACGCAGCGACGTGTATTCATCGGTAAACGAGAGCTGGCGCTGGTATGCGCTGTTCAGGCGCCAGCCGAGGGCATTGCCCCACGGGTCGGCCGGGTTGGCCGACTGGCCGGCGGAAACGCCCTTCTCCGCTTCAATCAGCGATACCGCGGCCAGCGCCAGCGCGCCCACCGGGGCCGCCTTGGCAGGCGGGAACAGGGTGTCGCTGTTGCGTTCAATGAGACCGGTGTCGAGGTCGGCGGAAGAAAAGGCGGCGCCTTCCACCAGGCGCTTGAGGAAAGCGATGTTGCTGGCCAGGCCCACCAGCTGGAATTCCGACAGGGCCTGCGACATGCGTGCCAGTGCCTGGTTGCGGTCCGCGCCCCATACAATCAGCTTGGCAATCATGGGGTCGTAGAATGGCGAGATGGCGTCGCCTTCGCGCACGCCGGAGTCGATCCGCACGGCGGCGGGAGCGCCGCCAGGCGTGCCGCCCAGCTCAAAACTCACGCCGGCCGGAGTGCCCATGTGGCGCAGCGTGCCGATCGACGGCAGGAAGCCCTTTTCCGGATTTTCCGCGTACACGCGCGCCTCGATCGCGTGGCCATGGATGGCCAGTTCCGACTGCGCCTTGGGCAGCGGCTGGCCGGCCGCCACGCGCAGCTGCCACTCCACCAGATCGGTCCCGGTGATCATTTCAGTCACCGGATGCTCCACCTGCAGGCGCGTGTTCATCTCCATGAAGTAAAACGAGCCGTCCTGGTTGGCGATAAATTCCACCGTTCCCGCGCCCACGTAACCGACCGCACGCGCCGCGGCCACTGCCGCTTCGCCCATGGCGGCGCGGCGCTCGGCCGTCATGCCCGGCGCTGGCGCTTCTTCCAGCACTTTCTGGTGGCGCCGCTGCACCGAGCAATCGCGCTCGTGCAGGTAGACGCAGTTGCCGCGCGTATCGGCAAACACCTGGATCTCGATGTGGCGCGGGCGCTGCAGGTACTTCTCGGCCAGCACCTTGTCGTCGCCAAAGGAGCTGATGGCTTCGCGCTTGCACGACGCCAGGGCGGCCTTGAAGTCTTCCGAGCGCTCGATCACGCGCATGCCCTTGCCGCCGCCGCCGGCCGATGCCTTGAGCAGTACCGGGTAGCCGATGCGGTCACCCTGATCGTGCAGGAAGTCTGGATCCTGATTGTCGCCGTGGTAGCCTGGAACCAGCGGCACGTTGGCCTTTTCCATCAGCGACTTGGCGGCAGACTTGGAACCCATGGCGCGCATGGCGGACGCCGGCGGGCCAATGAAGACCAGTCCCGCGTCCACGCAGGCGTCGGCAAAATCGGCATTCTCGGACAAAAAGCCGTAGCCCGGATGGACCGCCTGGGCGCCGGTTGCCAGCGCCACGGCGATGATCTTGTCGCCGCACAGATAGCTTTCCTTGGCTGCTGCAGGTCCGATCAGTACAGCCTCATCGCACACCGCAACGTGTTTCGCGTTCGCGTCTGCCTCCGAGTACACGGCAACAGTCTTGATGCCCATGCGGCGCGCGGTAGCGGCCACACGGCAGGCGATTTCGCCGCGGTTGGCAATGAGGATTTTGGTGAACATAAATCGGGTCCGTTATCTGTTTTATGGGAAGGTGAAAATCAGCCGCCGCACTTGGCTTTGGGGGCCGAGTCCAGCGTGGCCGCACGGGTGACAAGCCCGAGCTTGCCTAGCAGGGTGCGGTCATCTTCGGCTTCCGGATTGTCGGTCGTGAGCAGCTTGTCGCCATAGAAAATCGAATTGGCGCCGGCCAGGAAGCACATGGCCTGCACCGCTTCGCCCATCTGGCGGCGGCCTGCCGACAGGCGCACGCGCGCCTGCGGCATGGTGATGCGGGCCACGGCGATGGTGCGCACGAATTCCAGCGGATCCAGCGGATCCATGCCGTG
This region of Massilia sp. PAMC28688 genomic DNA includes:
- a CDS encoding phosphoheptose isomerase, translated to MNNQRILAHFQESAELKLQCAASLAQPIAQAIELMFSALSNGNKILACGNGGSAADCQHFAAELVGRFERERFPLPAMALTTDTSIMTAVGNDYSYKEIFSKQVQAFGQAGDVLLAISTSGNSANVVAAVEAALEREMRIVLLTGKDGGALAKLLTDADVNICVPNGRTARIQEVHLVTIHAICDGIDVALFGGDANE
- a CDS encoding penicillin acylase family protein; the protein is MKTAPHPRLAIGLLTLAVSAAAGAAHSPGAPFSLSRNAQGVALIKAPTLAGAAAGLGYAYAQDNFCLLQDYLMTVNGERSRYLGPDGMVLTQTERASTTNLASDIFYRFYVDGQRASALYANADEGTRQLVSGYVSGVNRYLSQTPSAAIDPACRGKAWVRPITAADMHKIFVDKAILASGANFIEAIAGAAPPAATQQASSAVDLDTLLQATRPQLPLASNAWAFGRDTVAGGGSLLLGNPHFPWTGSNRFYQAQMTVPGMLDVTGAALGGVPIIQIGYNRTLSWTHTVSTGRRFTFFELALKPGNPLVYVVDGMEKPMEAVDINVPVLVNGALSNVSRRLYRTQFGPVITIPRAGLGWTQTRAYAFADINASNNRVVKTWLDLVRAKNVRQARAAMERNMGIPWVNTVAADATGEVLYADLTAMPNVDHADIVRCAPSPQAAALLRAADLLVLRGTTSDCAWKNDSSSPAPGLVPPSRLPVAIRTDFVANSNDSYWLTNPAITWDNISPMAGPVAVPQRLRTRAGLTLIARRLNGTDGLPGRQFTPRHLERLFFNSDNYAAAMVLDDLLTLAGNHPAVTLPDGTTVQLASAWHTLAAWDRRSAVHSRGAHLFREFWRTARAIPNLHRTAFDPQDPVNTPAGLMTGDAAVRTALLQALGGAVRMFDAAGIAPGAPLGTVQYLTVRGKKIAVPGGEEFEGVLNKVESRPFADGQYQPFFGTSYLQIVALKNKKLNARGILTYSQSTDPRSPYYFDQLPAFSRGQLYDLPEPDRTSRRPDM
- a CDS encoding YraN family protein, whose product is MWPLRLSPKQRQGQAGEQRALAYLRGRGLEHVESNFSCACGEIDLVMRDGKQLVFVEVRQRAASSYGGAMASISPAKIRRVVRAAHTYLQRFPRVPPCRIDVVAIDGEQLEWLVDAVQADA
- a CDS encoding penicillin-binding protein activator → MVLTSGCSTPCDAPGRLCAPIEANTSAPAARTSPMPLTTPVAPAVPQASVQTMPVEMPTSAAPPADSAAVPIRIALILPLRSEALGAPADAVRAGFMAAYERDRAGFIVNLIETSDSSDEALDAYMAARRDNDIIVGPLARPAVTAVAVSGTVTKPTIALNHPDGRSEDNPIPPSMLIIGLSIEDEARQVANWAAAEQPGASALIISGTNAWQRRIASAFAQQWKQLGNTAQLVEVPGNNGYVGDDAVNQLKQRIDTDAPGLLFAALDADQLRQVRTNIGNAVPLYGTSSINPGRESGDAMLELEGMRLLDLPWHVSADNTAVMQYPRPVTRHSLDMGRLYALGIDAYRVAREVALRPNTNFQLDGVTGQLTVSFGPGGARFERVEPAVIYQAGSYKPAATRR
- the rsmI gene encoding 16S rRNA (cytidine(1402)-2'-O)-methyltransferase; translated protein: MTEQQSSTIAQLPVLSEAAQQSYPTATLYIVATPIGNVADISVRALHVLGMVDAVACEDTRNTGHLLSRFGLSRPMIAAHQHNEREVADKIIHRLQAGERIALVSDAGTPGVSDPGARIVDAVRAAGLRVVPLPGASAAIAAISASGLVNDQFHFVGFLPAKAKQREAALLALLGTSATLVLYEAPHRIVDCVAALAAVFPPARQVVFARELTKLFEEIHRCPLGQAMAWVQADAHREKGEFVVLVEGAPATGDAGDAEAERILAILLAECSVKQAASLAAQITGRKKNALYERALQIKGDAG
- a CDS encoding DUF2254 domain-containing protein, whose amino-acid sequence is MISTKIQFLLRRLRERLWVKPLIACILSVASVMLAHVADNISIDWKVPEIAQGSIVDLLKIIAASMLGVATFAVASMVSAYASTGQSATARAFPLVVSDDVSQNALSIFVGAFIFAIVGLGATMNDYFGKAGRFTLFSLTLLTLACVIVVFVRWVDSIARLGRLGAVMAKVEQATAKAIKRRKAVPCLGGMATSGPAAGLAFHADDHGYLQRIDMVALQCIAEESKVRIIVAALPGAMIVASRPLGFVLPDSGQSGPVEPALLRKAFVIGPVRQFDDDPRFGLVVQAEIACRALSPAMNDAGTAIGILGSVHRLFATWAEPAEAKRPEFDRVDVPMLSVSEMFDDVFPAIARDGAAIVEVAMRLQRVLGELGRSGDPAMRAVARRHATLALARAEAATDFGPDLELLRRRHADYWGEPAVDA
- a CDS encoding DUF421 domain-containing protein encodes the protein MRVIIVGFFAYVGLVILLRMSGNRTLSKMNSFDLIVTVAFGSTLATILLNKDVSLAVGMAALALLVVLQLIITWCSVRSSVISDMVKTAPTVLLIDGKLCHEDMKRTRVTAEEVLAAVRKHGYGSLEPIDAVILESDGSLSVVPVTQAGDRAAYAKLARLPHDAA